Sequence from the Arthrobacter pigmenti genome:
GCAAGCGGGGCAGCAGCTCCGGATGAGTGCTGAGCGATGATCTCCGCGTACCGGTGGAACGACGCCCGGGGAACCCGGTCGAGGGTTGACGGTTCCATCCGGATCAGCCCGAACTTCTTTGTGTAGCCCTCCTGCCATTCCCAGTTGTCCACCAGCGTCCAGTGGAAGTAACCGCGAACATCGACGCCGTCGGCAACCGCATCCCCGATCGCCGCCAGATGCTGCTCCAGGAACTCGATCCGGCGGGTGTCTTCAATGTCGCCGCCCGGGCCGTCGTCGTAGGCGCAACCGTTCTCGGTGATGTAGATCGGCGGGATGTTGGGGTACTGCTCCTTGAGCTGCTTCAGGATGGTGGTGAGGCCGCTGGGAATGACCGGCCAGTCGAAGTCCGTCTTCGGCACGTCCGGGTAATCACGCGGCATGAACGGAACGGGAAACAGCGGTGGTGCGGCGCCGATTTTCGTGGGGAAGTAATAGTTGATGCCGTAGAAATCCAGGGGAGTGGAGATGATGTCCATATCGCCGTCCTGGATCACCTCGAAGGACATCCCCTCAATCTCCGCGAGGTCCGCCGGGTACTCACCCGTCAGCAGTGGGCCAGCGAACTGCCCGTTGTGGTAGTGGTCGTAGAGGAGGGCGAGGTTGCGGTCCTTCTCGGAATCGCTGGCCGGTTCCACGGGGGAATGGTTATTGACGACGCCGATCGGTGTGTCCAGTGTCTCGCGCAGCACCCGGACTGCCCGGCCGTGGGCCAGCAGCAGGTGATGGCCCACCGAGAACGCGCTTCCCAACAGCATGAGCCCGGGCGCTGCCCGGCCGATCGCGTGCCCGATGCCCGTGTGCACCACGGGCTCGTTGACCGTCATCCACGCCGCGACCTTGCTCCCGAACTCGTCACGGATGATGCGCGTGTAGTTGGCGAAAGCGTCGATGGTGTCCCGGTTCTGCCACCCGCCCGCGTCCTGCAGCGCTAACGGTAAATCCCAGTGATAGAGGGTGACCCACGGCTCAATGCCCCGTTCCAGCAGCGCGTCCAGGATCCGGTGGTAGAAGGCGATGCCGTCCAGGTTGGCAGCCCCGCGTCCCGTCGGCTGGATGCGCGGCCACGCAATCGACATGCGGTAGGCCTTGGTGCCCAACTGTTTGAGCAGGTCGAAGTCCTCTTCGTAGCGGTGATAGTGATCGCATGCGATGGCGGGGCTTGAGGCATCCAGGATGTTCTTGTGCTGGCTCGCGTACTCGTCCCAGATGCTCGGTCCGCGCCCGTCCTCATTGACCGCGCCCTCGATCTGCGCGGCCGCCGTCGACGTCCCGAACACAAATTTCTCGGGCAATCCGAACCCACTCATGCGCACTCCCTGCTGTGATGTCCCTTCACTAAAGGACTCCCCGCGCCCGGCGTCAACCGTTTGGTCCACAGAATCTTTCCCGGAAGGGCCGGTAGGGTGCTTTCATGGACCGATTTCCCGATCCGAAGCCTGGTGCGCCGGCCCCGGGAGCCACGTCGTCAGGCGTGCATGATCAGCTTCGCCTCGCCAACCCCGCGCAGGTTACGGCGGACGGACTTGTGGCGCCGCGTTGGGGTGCGGGCCTGGCGCTCATCGGCCTCGTGCTGGTGGTGGCGCTGCCGTTGGCTGGGACGCTGGCGCTCGTCGAGGTGCTTCCCTTCGGGCCGCCCCTCGTTTTTGCCTCGCTCCTGTTGACGTGGACCGCGATGCTCGGGGTCAGCATCTACGCTTCACGACGTCACGGGTTCCGCTCACTGACCCGTGATTTCGGGTTGCGGTTCCGCTGGGTGGATCTTGCCATCGGCTTGGGAGTAGGCGTAGCAGCGCGCATCATCCTCGCGTTCCTTCTGGCGATCATCACCCTGCTGTGGCCGCTGGAAGAAGGTGAAGTGATTCAGGGCAACGCCGAACAGTTCGTCACGGGTGACACTGTCTGGCTGATCGTTAACGGCGTTCTTGGCGGTGTGCTCATTGCTCCCTTTCTGGAGGAGCTCTTCAATCGTGGCCTGGTTCTGCGGGGGTTGCAGAATGCACTGTGGTTGCGGCGCACGGGGCCAAAGGGGCAGGCGGTTACACCGGGCGTCCAGCGCCGGTCATTGATGACTTCAACTGTGATAGCCGTCCTGGCGAGCTCGCTTGCTTTCGGCCTTCTGCACACCGGTGCGGTGGCGGACCTCCGTTCCTCCATTTACCTCCTGCTCAGCACCTTCGTGGTGGGACTGGTGTGCGGTGTGCTTACGGTGATCACCCGGCGACTTGGCGCAGCGATAGTCACGCACATCGTATTCAACGGCACCGGAGTGGGCTTGCTGCTACTTGTTCCTCCCGAAATGCTGCCCTAGGCGGCTCCTTTCTTGGGGACCAGATCCCCCAGCGTCCCTTGGCCGAGGAACGGCTGCGAAGCAAGGAACCGGATCTCCCAATGCTGAGGCAGATGGTTATCAGCACCCACCATCCAGTACACCTGCAGCGCACTGAACCCTTCCCCACCGTAAACCTGGCACGCATCCTTCAGCCTCCGCAGGGATTCCTTGCGCACCTGAACGGTCTGCCCGTCGAACTGCCCGTGAAAAACCTTCAGCCCCGCCTGGGTAAGGCTGTGCAGCACCGGTTCGATCAGCGACCACGCATGCCGGACGTGCCCAGGGCTCTGCCCGTACAGGATCAGCTCCGGCAGCCCCAACTCGGTCAGCCCAACCGTGTAGGCAGAAGGCAATTCCGTGCCGGCCTGAGTGAACCGGAGAAGGAAGCCCTCGTGCCCGATCCGCTTCCTGAGCCACGCGGGATCCTCGGGCTCATCCCGCCGCAGGTCAACGAACTCCAGCGCCTGGCACGGTGGATGGAAGATGAGATCGGTCATGGGTTTGCTCCTTCGATTCGCCTGCCTCAAACCTGCCATCCCGCTCCGACATTTTCGGGCTACGCTCAAACCATGCAGTTTCCCGCCTACCCCACTCTCCTCACAGATGCCCGCGGCTCCATCCTGACCATCACGGTCAACCGGCCCGATGCGCTCAACGCCCTCTCCTCTAAGGTGATTGAGGACCTTGAGCACTGCATCGGTGCGGTGTCGGAGGCTCTAACGAACGACGACGGCGCGTGGCCGGTCCGCGGCGTCGTTATCACGGGAGCGGGCAAAGCCTTCGTCGCGGGCGCCGACATCCGCGAAATGACCGACATGACACCGGATGAGGCGCACGCGTACAGCTCCCGCATGCAGCAGGTGACGCTCGCGATCGAACAGCTGCCGGTTCCGGTGGTTGCTGCGGTGAACGGGTTTGCCCTGGGCGGCGGATGCGAGCTGGCGATGGCCTGCGACATGATCTATGCAGCTTCCACGGCCTCCTTCGGCCAGCCGGAAGTCAGTCTTGGGCTGGTTCCCGGGTTTGGTGGTTCAGTGCGTCTTCCCCAGTACGTTGGGCAGGCGCTCGCTCGGGAGCTGCTGTTCACTGGGCGCCGACTAACCGCGGAAGAGGCGCACAACGCCGGCCTGGTGGCAGCCATCTTCGAGACCGTTGATGACCTGCTCGACGGTGCCCGGAACACCCTGGAGCTGGTGGCACGCCAGTCTCCCGCAGCCGTCGCGCTCGTCAAGAAAACTGTAGGGCAAACCCAGGGACTGCCTACGAGGGACGGGCTGAAGATCGAAGCTGATGCTTTCCGTCAGGCCTTCACTACCGCTGACAAGGCCGAAGGGACCCGCGCTTTTCTGGCGAAGGAGCGGCCGAGCTTCCCGGGCCGCTGACCGACTCACTCCAAAAGGTTGGGTAACTTGAGAATTGTCGCCGCTATTCGTCGCTTCGGCTGCAGGTTCGTTGCGCTCGCCCTCTTAACGGTGATCACTCTCTCGTCGTGCGGCACCCAAAGCGCTGACCAGACCGGCGAGCCTTCCACGTCAGTGGAAGTTGACGTCCTGTCCGGCGGGGATAACCCGGCGT
This genomic interval carries:
- a CDS encoding DUF4262 domain-containing protein; its protein translation is MTDLIFHPPCQALEFVDLRRDEPEDPAWLRKRIGHEGFLLRFTQAGTELPSAYTVGLTELGLPELILYGQSPGHVRHAWSLIEPVLHSLTQAGLKVFHGQFDGQTVQVRKESLRRLKDACQVYGGEGFSALQVYWMVGADNHLPQHWEIRFLASQPFLGQGTLGDLVPKKGAA
- a CDS encoding CPBP family intramembrane glutamic endopeptidase: MDRFPDPKPGAPAPGATSSGVHDQLRLANPAQVTADGLVAPRWGAGLALIGLVLVVALPLAGTLALVEVLPFGPPLVFASLLLTWTAMLGVSIYASRRHGFRSLTRDFGLRFRWVDLAIGLGVGVAARIILAFLLAIITLLWPLEEGEVIQGNAEQFVTGDTVWLIVNGVLGGVLIAPFLEELFNRGLVLRGLQNALWLRRTGPKGQAVTPGVQRRSLMTSTVIAVLASSLAFGLLHTGAVADLRSSIYLLLSTFVVGLVCGVLTVITRRLGAAIVTHIVFNGTGVGLLLLVPPEMLP
- a CDS encoding GH1 family beta-glucosidase, with protein sequence MSGFGLPEKFVFGTSTAAAQIEGAVNEDGRGPSIWDEYASQHKNILDASSPAIACDHYHRYEEDFDLLKQLGTKAYRMSIAWPRIQPTGRGAANLDGIAFYHRILDALLERGIEPWVTLYHWDLPLALQDAGGWQNRDTIDAFANYTRIIRDEFGSKVAAWMTVNEPVVHTGIGHAIGRAAPGLMLLGSAFSVGHHLLLAHGRAVRVLRETLDTPIGVVNNHSPVEPASDSEKDRNLALLYDHYHNGQFAGPLLTGEYPADLAEIEGMSFEVIQDGDMDIISTPLDFYGINYYFPTKIGAAPPLFPVPFMPRDYPDVPKTDFDWPVIPSGLTTILKQLKEQYPNIPPIYITENGCAYDDGPGGDIEDTRRIEFLEQHLAAIGDAVADGVDVRGYFHWTLVDNWEWQEGYTKKFGLIRMEPSTLDRVPRASFHRYAEIIAQHSSGAAAPLAAEVS
- a CDS encoding enoyl-CoA hydratase/isomerase family protein, with translation MQFPAYPTLLTDARGSILTITVNRPDALNALSSKVIEDLEHCIGAVSEALTNDDGAWPVRGVVITGAGKAFVAGADIREMTDMTPDEAHAYSSRMQQVTLAIEQLPVPVVAAVNGFALGGGCELAMACDMIYAASTASFGQPEVSLGLVPGFGGSVRLPQYVGQALARELLFTGRRLTAEEAHNAGLVAAIFETVDDLLDGARNTLELVARQSPAAVALVKKTVGQTQGLPTRDGLKIEADAFRQAFTTADKAEGTRAFLAKERPSFPGR